The Flavobacterium piscisymbiosum genome includes a region encoding these proteins:
- a CDS encoding helix-turn-helix domain-containing protein: MIYTTLLNIAIFQGIILGLIFFKSSLFNSKSNKYLAYLLFTFSIILLNHVFEIENAFTPYPILRFIDHIEWVFLIPAFLFLFIINRIDDAVKIKQKHYLCFIPFAYSAILNISYDLDRLAGIYTIPKSGINLIPILGLVHLVLAVTFIPFLPIYSYFMIRHLKNSEDKKWISTLLTIVSSLLLVWLITALLGLFLQYDISPTMNVLALSATFVIHWTAYVGIYKYKLAKNKEAVYNFLNNDFAISYSNNLQIVDNSTTQEYREPITADNLYFQKLELLCKEQHIYTDSTLNREKVAEKLGISAGYVSQIVNTITGDNFANYINQYRVEAVKEMISNSEYENYNLLTIGLESGFTSKTTFYKAFKKVTGQTPNEYKNTSK; this comes from the coding sequence TTGATTTATACTACACTTTTAAATATTGCAATTTTTCAGGGAATAATCTTAGGCTTAATTTTTTTTAAGTCTTCGTTATTCAATAGTAAATCCAATAAATATCTGGCATACTTACTATTTACATTTTCTATCATTTTACTAAATCATGTTTTTGAGATTGAAAACGCCTTTACTCCCTATCCTATTCTGCGATTTATTGACCACATAGAGTGGGTATTTTTAATTCCTGCTTTCCTATTTCTGTTTATTATAAACCGGATTGATGATGCAGTAAAAATCAAACAAAAACATTATTTGTGTTTTATTCCATTTGCTTATTCCGCTATCCTTAATATTTCATACGATCTTGATCGTCTTGCAGGAATTTATACTATTCCAAAGTCTGGTATTAATCTCATCCCAATACTTGGCCTGGTTCATCTTGTTTTAGCCGTTACATTCATCCCGTTTCTGCCCATTTACTCTTATTTTATGATAAGACATTTAAAAAATTCAGAAGATAAAAAATGGATCAGTACTTTATTAACGATTGTTTCCTCATTATTACTAGTCTGGCTTATTACCGCTCTGCTCGGCTTATTTCTTCAATATGATATTTCTCCTACTATGAATGTTCTTGCTTTATCTGCAACATTCGTAATTCATTGGACTGCTTATGTAGGTATTTACAAATACAAACTGGCCAAAAACAAAGAGGCCGTTTACAATTTTCTAAATAATGATTTTGCTATTTCGTATAGCAATAATCTGCAAATTGTGGACAATAGTACGACACAAGAATATAGGGAACCTATTACAGCAGATAATCTCTATTTTCAAAAACTGGAACTTCTTTGCAAAGAGCAGCACATTTATACAGACAGTACATTAAACAGAGAAAAAGTTGCCGAAAAACTGGGCATAAGTGCGGGATATGTTTCGCAAATTGTAAACACGATCACCGGAGATAACTTTGCTAATTACATCAATCAATACAGAGTTGAAGCTGTGAAGGAAATGATCTCGAATTCTGAGTATGAAAACTACAATTTGTTGACCATTGGATTAGAATCCGGGTTTACTTCAAAAACAACTTTTTATAAAGCCTTTAAAAAAGTTACGGGCCAAACACCAAATGAATATAAAAATACCAGTAAATAG
- a CDS encoding hybrid sensor histidine kinase/response regulator transcription factor, whose protein sequence is MKNRILLFLMLLVCSPSMPQTAGSSVSKFGHAKYDISYIGIKNGLANNAVTSVYKDKRGLMWFGTYDGISRYDGYNFLSFRNEPNDRNSLNNNRVVSICGTKNEIWIGTKGGISVYDYLSNQFSTRYYLNAKTSKSEPIDFVINKIIDHKSNMYIGTAGKGLLYYADKQEIIQIPLYVNGKLQWDYHVQGMDFDQSGKFWCFVQGVGLVTMDATAKKLIVVFSDFTTGNCILCDKFSNIWIGVDEGLLKYNGSNKTHHIYTNQEIQYPISDLMCKKDKKELWIATNGNGIIKYNYVSDTFSLFNASSDEEKLNSNAISSLFSDNENRVWIGTLRGGVNKIEETKSPFITISKNENIKNTLPSDFILSLSEQDSEHLWIGTDGAGASLWNKKTNTFTNYAYNANNPNSISNNFVTAIVKDNKGTWFATYGGGVSLFNAQTGNFKKYSFFNPKYQSFQKNIWVLFRGKDNVLWAGSPDDEGLYRYNNSTDKFDFVDAKIRGIISITEDENNNLWIGNFTKLIRLNTKTMQRKEIEVKYPVRSVIALSKTKILVGTEGGGLMIFNPETSAKKILTQRNGLPNNSVLNIVQDNQGAFWGSTYNGIFSYNIKNGKITSYHDTDGLQSNQFNYNAALKLTTGEIVFGGIKGFNIIDTRINSQIHDFPKVVITAIKVNNKVFDQSGLTSFGVDQLKLPYDESMLNIDFTALEYSLPEKISYAYFLEGWDSQWHYIDNIRSANYSRLTEGDYVLKIKSTNAEGVWNTKSISLPITILPPWYRSGFAYFIYFLLVAFIIYVVDKYQRKQAQLQYEIKLSQDLAKQEKELNEKKITFFTNISHEFRSPLTMIINPLKDIIYGTDQQIDPGAIEMVYSNSRRLLSLVDQLLLFRKTETETGKLKIGQIDIVELAKEVFSCFVHHAKIKKIDYSFSISEERLLVYVDREKIEMTLFNLISNALKFTEKENGSVTVNLRCTDKEVIIKVIDNGEGVPDADKDKIFNLFYQSNNNIKNNRKGFGIGLYLVKQFVNQHFGEVSCYDNENGGAIFEIKLPLGKEHFGDIEIREDLSDRTLFLEEALEDTVLQENGLQRIDETETVNELIKDAKSILVVDDNAQIRNYLKRILAPKYHITLAENAETALTIIKKIQPDLVISDVVMGEMNGVAFCKHIKSDEELKHIPVILLTGGTSEEVKLKGAEVGADDYITKPFDNEYLLARISGILARRDSEQNYLLNSVTKKEANLKLSDEDKKLIERIVDVIDANLDVENFNVHDLAFHLGMSYSLVYKKIKKITGKSVSEFTRNVRLRKVATLLITTDLQISQAASIAGFGDIKYFRKHFQQFYNINPSEFKKKYQNVKDNKYILNESFWKST, encoded by the coding sequence TTGAAAAATAGAATCCTATTATTTTTAATGCTTTTAGTTTGTTCGCCGTCTATGCCACAGACAGCAGGTTCATCTGTTTCAAAATTTGGACATGCTAAATATGATATTAGTTACATTGGCATAAAAAACGGATTGGCCAATAATGCTGTTACTTCGGTCTACAAAGACAAGCGTGGCTTAATGTGGTTTGGTACTTATGACGGAATAAGCAGGTATGATGGTTATAATTTTTTAAGCTTTAGAAACGAACCTAACGACCGTAATTCATTAAACAATAACAGGGTTGTAAGTATTTGCGGAACTAAAAATGAAATTTGGATTGGTACAAAAGGAGGAATAAGTGTTTATGATTATTTGAGTAATCAGTTTAGTACGCGCTATTATCTAAATGCGAAAACTTCTAAGAGTGAGCCTATAGATTTTGTTATCAATAAAATCATCGATCACAAATCAAACATGTATATAGGCACGGCAGGCAAGGGATTGCTTTATTATGCAGACAAGCAGGAAATCATTCAGATCCCGCTTTATGTAAACGGAAAACTGCAATGGGATTATCATGTTCAGGGAATGGATTTTGATCAATCCGGTAAATTCTGGTGTTTTGTTCAGGGCGTTGGCCTAGTGACTATGGATGCAACGGCCAAAAAGCTTATCGTTGTTTTCTCTGATTTTACAACGGGTAACTGCATTTTATGCGATAAATTTTCGAATATTTGGATCGGGGTCGATGAAGGTTTATTAAAATACAACGGATCAAACAAAACACATCACATTTATACGAATCAGGAAATTCAGTATCCTATTTCTGATTTAATGTGTAAAAAAGACAAAAAGGAACTTTGGATCGCTACAAACGGTAACGGAATCATAAAATACAATTATGTTTCGGATACTTTTTCTTTATTTAATGCGAGTTCAGATGAAGAAAAACTGAACAGCAACGCCATTTCATCGTTGTTTTCAGACAATGAAAACAGAGTCTGGATTGGGACTTTAAGAGGAGGAGTAAATAAAATTGAAGAAACAAAAAGTCCTTTTATTACTATTTCGAAAAATGAAAACATAAAAAATACCCTGCCCAGCGATTTTATTCTTTCGTTATCAGAGCAGGATAGCGAACATTTATGGATAGGAACTGACGGAGCAGGAGCAAGTTTGTGGAATAAAAAGACCAATACATTTACCAATTATGCTTATAACGCAAACAACCCCAATTCGATCTCGAATAATTTTGTAACCGCAATTGTAAAGGACAATAAAGGAACCTGGTTTGCTACTTACGGCGGTGGTGTTTCTTTGTTTAATGCTCAGACGGGTAATTTTAAAAAATACAGTTTTTTTAATCCCAAATACCAGTCATTTCAAAAAAATATATGGGTACTTTTTCGTGGTAAGGATAATGTTTTATGGGCCGGTTCTCCGGATGATGAAGGACTGTATCGTTACAATAATTCAACCGATAAATTCGATTTTGTCGATGCAAAAATAAGAGGGATTATCTCGATCACCGAAGATGAAAATAACAATCTTTGGATAGGAAATTTTACCAAACTAATTCGCCTCAATACCAAAACAATGCAGCGAAAAGAAATTGAGGTAAAATATCCGGTTCGGTCTGTGATTGCTCTTTCGAAAACAAAAATACTGGTGGGTACAGAAGGAGGAGGTTTGATGATTTTTAATCCCGAAACTTCGGCCAAAAAAATCCTTACTCAGCGAAACGGACTTCCTAATAATTCGGTTTTAAACATTGTTCAGGACAATCAGGGCGCTTTTTGGGGCAGCACCTATAACGGAATATTCAGTTATAATATAAAAAACGGGAAAATAACGAGTTATCATGATACTGATGGACTGCAAAGCAATCAGTTTAATTACAATGCGGCCTTAAAACTTACCACCGGCGAAATTGTTTTTGGAGGAATTAAAGGTTTTAATATTATTGATACCAGAATTAATAGTCAGATTCATGATTTTCCAAAAGTCGTAATAACCGCTATAAAAGTAAATAATAAAGTTTTTGATCAGTCGGGTCTCACTTCTTTTGGCGTCGATCAATTAAAATTACCTTATGACGAATCGATGCTTAATATCGATTTTACTGCTTTAGAATACAGTTTGCCTGAAAAAATATCGTACGCTTATTTTCTCGAAGGCTGGGATTCGCAATGGCATTATATTGATAATATCCGAAGTGCCAATTATTCCCGATTGACAGAGGGAGATTATGTATTGAAGATAAAATCTACAAATGCAGAAGGAGTCTGGAATACAAAGTCGATTTCGCTGCCAATTACCATATTACCACCATGGTACAGAAGCGGTTTTGCCTATTTTATCTATTTTCTTCTTGTTGCTTTTATTATTTATGTTGTCGATAAATACCAGCGAAAACAAGCACAGCTTCAATATGAAATAAAGCTTTCGCAGGATTTGGCAAAACAGGAAAAAGAGTTAAATGAGAAAAAGATAACCTTTTTTACGAATATTTCTCACGAGTTCAGATCGCCCTTAACGATGATTATCAATCCGCTAAAGGATATCATTTATGGAACAGATCAGCAAATAGATCCGGGCGCTATCGAAATGGTATACAGTAATTCCAGAAGATTATTGAGTTTGGTCGATCAGCTGCTTCTTTTTAGAAAAACAGAAACAGAAACGGGAAAACTTAAAATTGGACAAATTGATATTGTAGAATTGGCCAAAGAGGTTTTTAGCTGTTTTGTGCATCATGCAAAAATTAAAAAAATCGATTACAGTTTTAGTATTTCCGAAGAAAGGCTATTGGTTTATGTCGATCGCGAAAAAATAGAAATGACGTTGTTTAACCTGATTTCGAACGCATTAAAATTTACAGAAAAAGAAAACGGAAGCGTAACTGTCAATTTGCGATGCACAGACAAAGAGGTTATTATAAAAGTTATTGATAACGGAGAAGGTGTTCCGGATGCTGATAAAGACAAGATATTTAATTTGTTTTATCAGTCGAATAACAACATAAAAAACAACCGTAAAGGATTTGGTATTGGGCTTTATTTGGTGAAACAATTTGTTAATCAGCATTTTGGTGAAGTGAGCTGTTACGATAATGAAAACGGAGGAGCTATTTTTGAAATTAAATTGCCTTTGGGGAAAGAACATTTTGGAGATATAGAAATCAGAGAAGACTTAAGCGACAGAACTTTGTTTCTAGAAGAAGCTCTGGAAGATACGGTATTGCAGGAAAATGGTTTGCAGAGAATTGATGAAACGGAAACTGTCAATGAATTAATAAAAGATGCCAAAAGTATTTTAGTAGTTGATGATAATGCCCAGATAAGAAATTATCTAAAGCGAATTTTAGCGCCAAAATATCATATTACGCTGGCTGAAAATGCAGAAACAGCTTTGACTATTATCAAAAAAATACAGCCCGACTTAGTAATTTCAGATGTTGTAATGGGAGAAATGAATGGCGTGGCTTTTTGCAAGCATATAAAATCTGATGAAGAATTAAAGCACATTCCTGTAATATTACTTACCGGAGGAACTTCAGAAGAAGTAAAACTAAAAGGTGCCGAAGTGGGAGCCGATGATTACATCACAAAACCATTTGATAATGAATATTTATTAGCCAGAATCAGCGGAATATTAGCCCGAAGAGATAGTGAACAGAATTATTTGCTGAACTCAGTGACCAAAAAAGAGGCAAATCTAAAACTCTCTGATGAGGATAAAAAACTCATAGAAAGAATCGTAGACGTTATTGATGCCAATTTGGATGTCGAAAATTTCAATGTGCACGATCTGGCATTTCACCTGGGCATGAGTTATTCTTTAGTATATAAAAAAATTAAAAAAATTACAGGCAAATCTGTTTCAGAATTTACCCGAAACGTTCGATTGCGAAAAGTTGCAACATTATTAATTACAACCGATTTACAAATAAGTCAGGCCGCTTCGATTGCCGGTTTTGGTGATATAAAATATTTCAGGAAACACTTTCAGCAATTTTATAATATAAATCCTTCGGAGTTTAAGAAAAAGTATCAAAACGTAAAGGACAATAAATACATACTGAATGAAAGTTTTTGGAAATCAACCTAA
- a CDS encoding BNR repeat-containing protein, which yields MDINLLRHLNKNQVFASLFLMMAFSSYTAKAQLKTSESEIGLGWSNNSVNTVIFRNSALTTFKGVQYTAYYDPEGRVVLAKRKLTAQKWDTLITPYSGNVKDAHNDISIAIDSDGYLHMSWDHHDTRLRYARSKMPYSLALGEEKAMTGTDEAKVTYPEFHNLPDGKLLFCYRSGASGRGNMIMKLYDVKTQQWTSLQNNLIDGENQRSAYWQMCVGKKGIYMSWVWRESWDVSTNHDICYAFSADGGKTWQKSTGEKYVLPITKATAEQAWAVPQNSSLINQTAMTVDDQGNPYITTYWDNTGIPQYKVVYLSRGKWNLIPTNFHTKSFTLGGGGTKRIPISRPEILVHKSMLYLLFRDEERDNKITLGYTNLQNKQWKVEDLSQFSVGQWEPNFDKELWNDKKQLHIFSQNVNQADGEGLVKANPEPVKILEVKKLPVL from the coding sequence ATGGATATCAATTTACTAAGGCATTTAAATAAAAATCAGGTATTTGCAAGTTTGTTTTTAATGATGGCATTTTCATCATATACGGCTAAGGCACAGCTAAAAACCAGCGAAAGCGAAATTGGTTTAGGGTGGAGCAATAATTCTGTCAATACCGTAATTTTTAGGAACAGCGCCTTAACTACTTTTAAAGGAGTTCAATATACAGCATACTACGATCCCGAAGGCAGGGTAGTTTTAGCAAAACGCAAACTAACTGCACAAAAATGGGATACATTAATTACTCCGTATAGCGGTAATGTAAAAGATGCACACAACGACATCAGCATTGCAATAGACAGCGATGGTTATCTTCATATGAGTTGGGATCATCATGATACGCGCTTGCGTTATGCCAGAAGCAAAATGCCATACAGTTTAGCGTTGGGCGAAGAAAAAGCGATGACCGGCACAGATGAAGCCAAAGTAACGTATCCTGAATTTCATAATTTACCCGACGGAAAATTATTGTTTTGCTATCGTTCCGGAGCTTCGGGACGAGGAAATATGATTATGAAATTATATGATGTAAAAACGCAGCAATGGACATCTTTGCAAAATAATTTAATCGACGGCGAAAATCAACGCAGTGCTTATTGGCAAATGTGTGTAGGCAAAAAAGGAATTTACATGTCGTGGGTCTGGAGAGAAAGTTGGGACGTATCTACAAATCATGATATTTGTTACGCTTTTTCTGCAGATGGAGGAAAAACATGGCAAAAATCTACAGGCGAAAAATACGTTTTGCCTATTACAAAAGCAACAGCCGAACAAGCCTGGGCAGTACCTCAAAACAGCAGCTTAATCAATCAAACGGCCATGACAGTCGATGATCAGGGAAATCCGTATATTACTACTTACTGGGACAATACCGGAATACCGCAATATAAAGTGGTGTATTTATCCAGAGGAAAATGGAATTTAATCCCGACTAATTTTCATACCAAATCATTTACTTTAGGCGGAGGAGGTACCAAAAGAATCCCTATTTCACGTCCTGAAATTTTAGTACATAAATCGATGTTGTATTTGCTTTTTAGAGACGAAGAAAGAGACAATAAAATAACATTGGGCTATACCAATCTGCAAAATAAACAATGGAAAGTAGAGGATCTTAGCCAATTTTCAGTAGGGCAATGGGAACCTAATTTTGATAAAGAACTCTGGAACGATAAAAAACAACTGCATATTTTTTCTCAAAATGTAAATCAGGCCGATGGAGAAGGTTTAGTCAAAGCAAATCCTGAGCCTGTAAAAATTTTAGAAGTAAAAAAGTTGCCAGTGCTATAA
- a CDS encoding glycoside hydrolase family 2 TIM barrel-domain containing protein, with amino-acid sequence MKKIVLALALFLSLQNNYAQSNEWENPKILDRGKEAGRSSFLLYSNEAELKGNDPQKSALYQSLNGSWKFNIVKNPSQRPMDFFAVNLDDSNWKNIQVPSNWEIEGFDIPIYTNITYPFPKNPPFINGDYNPVGSYRRTFEIADSWKDKEIILHFGSISGYAKVFLNGKEVGMTKASKTPAEFNITSFLQKGNNLIAVQVFRWHDGSYLEDQDFWRLSGIERDVYLQAMPKTTIWDYFVKSDLDNQYKNGIFNLDVTLKSFENSKIKNTVVKAELFDKEGNVIFSESKKVNAKEQKISFEKTIENVKQWNAETPNLYKYTITLLDNKGKTLEIISKKTGFRKVEIKDARLLVNGKVVMVKGVNIHEHDDVKGHVPVEATTVKDLQLMKEFNINAIRMSHYPHDNHIYDLCDEYGFYVVDEANIESHAMGAEWQNWFDKTKHPAYLPEWAPAHMDRIERMFALDKNHPSIIIWSLGNECGNGPVFYDAYDWLKKIDTTRPVQFEQAGENRNTDIVAPMYPGIKSMKDYANSDKTRPYIMCEYAHAMGNSSGNFQEYWDIINNSKRMQGGFIWDWIDQGLKTKNEKGVTFWAYGGDLGGADLQNDENGCADGLVFSNRTPKPALSEVKKVYQNIQFQLNGTDLAVTNHYNFTNLSDYIFKWELIKNGVKIKSAEFNLDAAPEETKKTTLDLGTIDENSEYFLNVFAVSKYDAPLVAKGHEFAREQFKIGKGSYFKNNSIAKSDSKLKYTVSNNIVSFEAENSTGQFDLKKGEILNYKLKNAGNEIFTNFPSPYFWRAPTDNDFGNGMPNKLAIWKEASKNPIVESVKLDKNTTEGLLIKVAYKLAQADVPYTVEYLIQNNGSIKITASLDLAGKDLPELPRFGMRIKLNGDYDNLSYYGRGPWENYSDRNSASFIGEYSDKVINQYARNYIRPQESGYKTDVRWLTLKNNNGQGIKIEGQQALSFSTLNISTEDLDPGKNKAQRHPSDLNLDSKEAVYLHLDYKQRGLGGDDSWGRLPHDPYRLLEKQYSYSYTISLVK; translated from the coding sequence ATGAAAAAAATTGTATTAGCGCTTGCTTTATTTTTGAGTCTGCAAAATAATTATGCCCAGAGTAATGAATGGGAAAATCCTAAAATTCTCGACCGGGGGAAAGAAGCAGGAAGAAGTTCCTTTCTTTTATATAGTAACGAAGCTGAATTGAAAGGCAATGATCCTCAAAAATCAGCATTATATCAGAGTTTAAATGGAAGCTGGAAATTCAATATTGTAAAAAATCCGTCGCAAAGACCCATGGATTTTTTTGCAGTAAACTTAGATGATAGCAATTGGAAAAACATTCAGGTGCCTTCGAACTGGGAAATAGAAGGTTTTGATATTCCTATTTATACCAATATTACGTATCCATTTCCTAAAAATCCTCCTTTTATAAATGGAGATTATAATCCGGTAGGAAGCTACAGACGCACTTTTGAAATTGCTGATTCCTGGAAAGACAAAGAAATAATACTTCATTTTGGTTCTATCAGCGGGTATGCGAAAGTGTTCTTAAACGGAAAAGAAGTAGGGATGACCAAAGCATCCAAAACGCCTGCCGAATTTAATATTACTTCTTTTTTACAAAAAGGAAATAACCTGATTGCAGTTCAGGTATTTCGCTGGCATGACGGAAGTTATTTAGAAGATCAGGATTTCTGGAGGTTAAGCGGTATCGAGCGTGATGTTTATTTGCAGGCAATGCCCAAAACAACCATTTGGGATTATTTTGTAAAAAGTGACTTAGACAATCAATATAAAAACGGGATTTTTAATCTTGACGTTACTTTAAAATCTTTTGAAAACAGTAAAATTAAAAACACTGTTGTAAAAGCGGAGCTATTTGACAAAGAAGGAAATGTAATCTTCTCTGAAAGTAAAAAAGTAAACGCTAAAGAACAGAAAATCAGCTTTGAAAAAACAATCGAAAATGTAAAACAATGGAACGCAGAAACACCAAATCTGTATAAATACACTATTACATTATTAGACAATAAAGGAAAAACATTAGAAATTATTTCTAAAAAAACAGGTTTTAGAAAAGTTGAAATAAAAGATGCCCGACTATTAGTAAATGGTAAGGTTGTAATGGTAAAAGGTGTTAATATACACGAACATGACGATGTAAAAGGGCACGTTCCTGTTGAAGCTACAACAGTAAAAGACCTTCAGCTAATGAAGGAATTTAATATTAATGCCATTAGAATGAGCCACTATCCGCATGATAATCATATCTATGATTTATGTGATGAATATGGTTTTTATGTGGTCGATGAGGCCAATATCGAAAGCCATGCAATGGGTGCCGAATGGCAAAATTGGTTCGATAAAACCAAACATCCTGCTTACTTGCCAGAATGGGCACCGGCGCATATGGATCGTATTGAAAGAATGTTTGCCCTGGATAAAAATCATCCGTCAATTATCATCTGGTCTTTAGGGAATGAATGCGGGAATGGTCCTGTTTTTTATGATGCATACGATTGGCTTAAGAAAATAGATACTACACGTCCGGTTCAGTTTGAGCAGGCAGGAGAAAACAGAAATACCGATATCGTAGCGCCTATGTATCCGGGAATTAAAAGCATGAAAGATTATGCTAATTCTGATAAAACGCGTCCTTATATCATGTGCGAATATGCGCATGCTATGGGAAACAGCAGCGGAAATTTTCAGGAATACTGGGACATTATCAATAATAGTAAACGCATGCAGGGTGGTTTTATTTGGGATTGGATTGATCAGGGACTGAAAACAAAAAATGAAAAAGGAGTTACTTTTTGGGCATACGGCGGAGATTTAGGCGGTGCTGATTTACAAAACGATGAGAATGGTTGTGCTGATGGACTTGTGTTTTCTAACAGAACTCCAAAACCGGCATTAAGTGAAGTAAAGAAAGTGTATCAAAATATTCAATTTCAATTGAATGGAACTGATTTAGCGGTAACAAACCATTATAATTTTACCAATCTGTCTGATTATATCTTTAAGTGGGAATTGATTAAAAATGGCGTAAAAATAAAATCGGCAGAATTTAATTTGGATGCAGCTCCGGAAGAAACTAAAAAAACAACACTGGATTTAGGTACAATCGATGAGAATTCAGAATATTTTTTAAATGTTTTTGCCGTTTCAAAATACGATGCGCCTTTGGTGGCAAAAGGACATGAATTTGCCAGAGAGCAATTTAAAATAGGCAAAGGTTCTTATTTTAAAAACAACAGTATTGCCAAAAGTGATTCAAAATTAAAATACACTGTGAGCAATAATATCGTGTCTTTTGAGGCTGAAAATAGTACAGGACAATTTGATTTAAAAAAAGGAGAAATCTTGAATTATAAACTGAAAAATGCGGGCAATGAAATTTTTACCAATTTCCCTTCGCCTTATTTTTGGCGTGCTCCAACAGATAATGATTTTGGAAACGGAATGCCAAATAAATTAGCGATCTGGAAAGAAGCATCAAAAAATCCGATTGTAGAAAGTGTTAAACTTGATAAAAATACTACCGAAGGTTTGCTTATAAAAGTAGCTTATAAACTGGCACAGGCAGATGTTCCTTATACGGTAGAATATCTTATTCAAAATAACGGATCGATAAAAATTACTGCATCTCTAGATTTGGCAGGGAAAGATTTACCTGAATTACCTCGTTTTGGAATGCGCATCAAGTTAAACGGTGATTATGATAATCTGAGTTATTATGGAAGAGGACCATGGGAAAATTATTCAGATAGAAATTCGGCTTCTTTTATTGGAGAATATTCAGATAAAGTCATAAATCAATATGCCAGAAATTACATTCGTCCTCAGGAATCGGGTTATAAAACGGATGTTCGTTGGCTTACATTAAAAAATAACAACGGGCAAGGTATTAAAATCGAAGGGCAGCAAGCACTTAGTTTTAGTACATTGAATATTTCGACAGAAGATTTAGATCCGGGAAAAAATAAAGCGCAGAGACATCCTTCTGATTTGAATTTAGATTCTAAAGAAGCCGTTTACCTGCATTTAGATTACAAACAAAGAGGTTTGGGTGGTGATGATAGTTGGGGACGACTTCCTCATGATCCCTACCGATTATTAGAGAAACAATACAGTTATTCGTATACCATATCATTGGTGAAATAA
- a CDS encoding glycoside hydrolase family 88/105 protein yields MMKFRNTFFIVMAAVSLTAVSCKTNAVTQKSAIKQSKKEVIAIIDKVNNRWQDTHPELGNAFWNVAAYHTGNMEAYKVTQNKKYLDYSMAWAEKNQWMGAKSTDKSEWKYNYGEKDKHVLFGDWQICFQTYIDLYNFTGKNDPHKIARAREVMEYEMSTQANDYWWWVDGLYMVMPVMTKLYNVTGNEMYLEKLHSYLLYADSIMYDKEASLYFRDAKYVYPKHTSANGKKDFWARGDGWIFAGYAKIIQDLPKTAQHRDEYIRRFKDMAKALADAQQNEGYWTRSILDPGHAPGPETSGTAFFTYGFMWGINNGYLDKKTYLPVVEKSWNYLTTFALQADGTVGYVQPIGEKAIPGQVVDKNSTADFGVGAFLLAASEISRFVK; encoded by the coding sequence ATGATGAAATTTAGAAACACATTTTTTATTGTAATGGCCGCCGTATCTCTTACAGCTGTTAGTTGCAAAACCAATGCTGTAACACAAAAAAGTGCCATAAAACAATCTAAGAAAGAAGTTATTGCTATTATCGACAAAGTAAACAACCGCTGGCAGGATACACATCCGGAATTGGGTAATGCTTTTTGGAACGTTGCGGCTTATCATACCGGAAATATGGAAGCTTATAAAGTAACACAAAACAAAAAGTATCTGGACTATTCGATGGCGTGGGCAGAAAAAAATCAATGGATGGGAGCCAAATCAACTGATAAATCTGAATGGAAATACAATTACGGAGAAAAGGATAAACATGTATTGTTTGGCGACTGGCAAATTTGTTTTCAGACGTATATCGATTTATACAATTTTACAGGCAAGAATGATCCGCATAAAATTGCACGTGCCCGTGAAGTTATGGAGTATGAAATGAGCACGCAAGCAAACGATTATTGGTGGTGGGTTGACGGTTTGTATATGGTAATGCCGGTAATGACAAAGCTATACAACGTGACGGGCAACGAAATGTATTTAGAGAAATTACATTCGTATTTGTTATATGCCGATAGTATTATGTACGATAAGGAAGCCAGCTTGTATTTTCGTGATGCAAAATATGTGTATCCAAAGCATACAAGTGCCAACGGGAAAAAAGATTTTTGGGCCAGAGGAGACGGTTGGATTTTTGCAGGCTATGCCAAAATTATTCAGGATTTGCCCAAAACAGCTCAACATAGAGACGAATACATAAGACGTTTTAAGGATATGGCCAAAGCCTTGGCAGATGCACAGCAAAACGAAGGATACTGGACCAGAAGTATTTTAGATCCGGGACATGCGCCGGGACCTGAAACCAGCGGTACAGCATTTTTTACGTATGGTTTTATGTGGGGAATTAACAATGGTTATTTAGATAAAAAAACATATTTGCCGGTAGTGGAAAAATCCTGGAATTACCTCACAACATTTGCGCTTCAGGCAGATGGAACCGTGGGATATGTACAGCCTATTGGCGAAAAAGCCATTCCGGGGCAAGTGGTCGATAAAAATTCGACAGCTGATTTTGGTGTAGGTGCTTTTTTATTAGCAGCATCAGAGATCTCTCGTTTTGTGAAGTAA